The DNA window GCTTAGTCGGCCCAGGAACTCTGGAGGCTCTCTTgtagaaaacaaatctttaataCAATCTCCCAGGGTAATTATCAAGAAGGCTATGCAAGTTGTCACTAGCAATTGCCTACTTGAAAttgtgttctattttattttccttaaagtaatgcaggtcttttttttttttaggaactgGAACAGTACAAGAGAAATTCTTCCAAGACCTGGAAACAAATCGAGCTGGACTCTTGAGCCTGGTCCACTATTGTGGGTTTATGTCTTCCTTCCCAATTCAAATAAGATTATTTTCTTACCTTCTGTGGCAACATGTGAAGAAAGTTGAAATGTATAATATAGGAGAAATCTATTTCTTATACTGGTACAACTTTGTGAATGTTCTGGAGTCTTTTAGATAGAAAATATTCACTATATATAATTCTttgtaaataaaagaattttctaAGACTTACCTGTAATGTAAGTAGTATAAATCTTGTTTGGCATGTGTATCTGCACTGGttttttagaaatataaatcAGCAGTGTTTGGTACCAGTTATTCTGCATTTGTTTACTTATCTAtttgttaatttgtgtgtgtgtgtgtgtgtgttcgcgtgcGCGCACGCCATggtttgtgtgtggaggtcaaaggaaaacTTTCAAGGCTTCTCCCTCTACCATTTGGGTTCTGGGTATCTCAGGgcagcaggcttggtggcaggcaggtACCTTTAACCACTGATCATTTTGTTGGTCCTGGTAACAGTTTCCATATAAAGCTGGTGCCCATGCTGGACACACTCTTTCTAAAATGTGTAGCTGCAGTGGATAGGAAACCAGGAAGGAGTTGACAGGTGTCATGATCTCACCTTCAACAGAGGCACAAGAAGTGCCTGCAGGTGCTTGTGTAAAATGTGCGTTCCTGGTTCTCACACCCAGAATTCCCAACTGTCTAGAACCGGCCATTTTAAAGCAGCAACCTCTCCCctcttcacttttattttaatactaCCTTTTAAAGAACAGGCTATTCTTATGAGATAGCCTATCACCTAAGCTGGCCAAAACGTGAGTTGATAAACATGCAGAATGACTTCCAGGCAGATATCACATGCAAGAAGTCAGTTCTAGATAGGATAGCCATTATCATTAGTCAGGGAATGTATGTATTCTTGTGACCCTCGTGACTCTTCGTGCCGTGGGCACAGGTTTGAATATGCACATTTACTGAGAACATGAAGACAGGTGAAGGCATGTGGGTGGTAGCCGCCATAAGGTCATTTCAATGACATAGGGTCTGCCAGCTGTTTGTCTTGCATGTGGTCTGACATTTGAGAAAAGTGTTCAGCAAGTTCCTGGTGCATCTCCATTCTGTGGAGAAAGCCCTCCTGTGGCCAGCACCCTGATGGCACAAATGGCTCGGGCCACAGCAGCAATAGAAATGGTCATTCTAtatgttcattttcttctatcACTGTCCATTTTGTGACTGAGACACAAGCCGTCAGGTGTCAAAAGCCACCATGCTTCTAGGGTGCTATCACTAGCATTTAATAGCTTGAAGTCACGCACGACGTCAGTTTTCCAAATGTTTCTGAACTAGAATGAAATTCATCTGCATATGAATAATAGAAGTTGCTTCCACTTACCTTGTGTCTTCAGTAGGTTGAAATCAGTGATTTCAAAGGAGGCTCCTCCCTTTGAGACTCTCTGTGAACTACTTGAGTAGATTATCGTCTCTAGGACTGTCTATAACTGGTGTGACATATATAATCTGTAAGGCATTGTGTAACTATTATACCATAATCATCAGTGTCACAGACCTTTTATAAAAAATGACAATACTATCCTGGTAATATACCAGTGCCTCAGATCCTTAAATGCAGTTCTCAGCGATAGACTTCGACTGTGGCTTCCTTCCTGCTATAATGGGAGACATTTCAAGTGCTGTAATTTATCATTCTCTACAAACTAGGTCACAGTAATGGCACAAGTTCATGTGCTCTCTCTGAGAGCCTCACTCAGAGTTACCATGGTGACACGGGGAGAATTAGATTTCAGACTCGTTCGCGAATTACTTGCAGATCGATGAGAAAGATAATCAGTCGCTTAGCAGAGAATCCATGTTTAATAGCCCACGGCCGTCACTTCATCCCTGGAAGCATGtcctgtgggtgtgtgtttgcacTCACCAATGCCCTTCTCTACAATTCAAGAACACGGATTCCGGTGTGCGACTCCGCTCTTCTTAGGGAAGTGTTGTGTCATGTGACTACTGTTCTGCAGATTTACATAGCTCATTTCTCAGTCACATTCTGTCTGGtaacatttgattttaaaaggcaaactatgctaagagaaaaaaaaacagcaagcatATCACTCAGAAGTCTGTCTGATATGTGTCGTTTAATGTTCAGCATCGTCCTGAGGTTTCTTTGCTGTGTATCGGGGTGTCCACCAACATCTGTCCAGCAGCTACCTGATGTGATCAGGTGACCAGCCCCATCATGTGGACAAGCACACAAGTATGTGTGGCTTTTAAATGGCAGCGGAAGCTCCTTATCCCCTTCTGTAGGAGGCTTTCTCAGTCAAACCAGAACTTTTTTCCGTGATTGCTCTGTCAGTAATCACACACACTTTGGTTTTATCAAATTCTTTATCAAgtgtaaacataatttttaaaacaggctTATTTTTCTGTGTCTAGAAAAAACACTTAGTCTAATCTCCCATAGGtttatgaattattattattatttacatccTTGGACCATTTCAGTCATACTTTCCAAGTAACACATCTCCCTACAAGCTGGCATAGCAAAGGtctgtgttcagtttccattgCACTTGGGAGCCTGGATAGATGCAAGGTTCACAAACGGAATCGTGATGGCTAGAAACTGGCATTCCTCTGCTGTCCATGGCAGGCACAGCTGCCCATTAAACCCTTTCCTGGCTGCAATCTTAACTATCTGCTAATAAGGTAGTCCCGGACTTTAAAAACCACTATCCCTAGGATGACAAGCACAGGGATGAATGCAAATAAGATCAGAAAGTTGGCTGTGAATCTAGATGTGGCGCCTGGGCAGGTCTTCTCGATGAAGTGGATTCCTTGGGTGATGGTACACATTGGGTGATTTGGCATGGAGGTATTGGATCCAACTGCCAAGGAGAAAGAAGATTGACAGCATCAGTTCCGATGCATTTCAGGTTATTCAATCACAAACGTTTCCCTGATGTTTAGAAAGTGTTCAGCACTGTAAGTAGCCTTCTCAATGAGACACACACAATGTCTTAGAGAACCCAGAATTAACAGTGAGATGAAGCAAGAGTAGGTCTAGGGATCCTGGTTTGTTTTGAAGATGGAAAATATTTGATTGTATTTTGAGAATAGATACATTCCTGGTTGTCTCCTGCCATCAAATACTCTAAAAGTTACTGGCATTGttatctgaaaatatttaacCACTAAACTCCGCCATGCCCTGGGATTTCCAGGGGCCATGGGCACTTGTGTTCCCACTGTCCTGTCTTGGGATTGGAAGTTGACCtttgtcataaaaaaagaaaataacggGTTTACCCATCTGTATTCTATACACATTTTGAGGAACAAGAGACCACATTAGCTTGCTGTGGTATGGTCAGTGATATAGGAGCTGAGCCTATCTAGAATATACTAGCAATTGCATAGACCTGTCACTTTCTAAGAATATCAAGTGCCCTTATGGTATTGACCTTTGACGGGAGACTAACTTGACTGAtggatattttcctttaaaaatcagagaaaaatgggAAGGGGCTAGAGGGGACAGCTCAGAGTAagaagagcactagctgctcttgcatagCTCCTGGGTtaggtacccagcacccacatagcagcttacagctgtctataactccagtcccttCTGGCCTCTACCAGCAACCAAGTACTCACACTGCATGCATACGTACGTACaggtaagcaaaacactcacagacaaaataaataaataaatctctttaaaaatcattttaaatcaaAGGGAAATGGGGGCTTCATTTCAAATCAAggtttgaaatttttattatgaaaatgcaACATTTCTAAGAGTTTGGGAAGATAGCATACTCAGTCAAGTGACTACCACAGGAGCAGGAAGGCCTGAGTTTGAGTCACCCACATGaaacactgggcatggtgacatacactagcaatcccagcactggagaggcatgCATCCCTGAGGCTTTCAGGTCAGCCAAGCCGAATCAGAGagcccaggtcccagtgagagagagactgtttcaaacaACAAAGAGGGCAGCTATGAAGGaacaaaacccaagaaaatccaaggttgtcttctggcctacacacacacacacacacacacacacacacacacacacacacacacacagagagagagagagagagagagagagagagagagagagagagaaatagcatTTCTTCCAAAAATACATTTCCCTAGGAAATTGGAGcaacatgtaaaaataatattgtaAAACAGAATACTTACCACAAGTGAAATTCAGCCCATAGAACTCATTGACTACAAGAATCTCACAACAGTatttttggaatgtaaaataactCAGGATTTTCAAAGGAATAGGCATATCTTCTATgtttcttaagaaaaagaaaaaaagagaaaattcaataGGTTCTCATAGTCTTACTACATAAAAAAGCAATCTTTATGTTTTCTAATATAACCTTCCACCCCTATTATTAAAATGATGCTGACTCTGAAGTCTTCAGCCAACActgaaaactataaataaatactaCTCCCCAGAAACAACTGTTGACATTTTGGCGATCTGATAGAAAATGCGTGTGTTTGTGGAATTCATACCATGTAGACATGGTCTCTTCACACTCtgattatctttattttctcaaaTGATCTTAGTTAACCCTTCATGTCGGTAAGTATGGTGCTTCGCCATTTTCAACCTCTACCTGACAGTCGTTTCAGTAGAAACTTAGAGATTCTCATGACCATTGGctggccctctctctctctctctctctctctctctctctctctctctctctctctctgtgtgtgtgtgtgtgtgtgtgtgtgtgtgtatgtgtctggctctctgcctctgtgtgtgtgtctatctctctctctgtgtgtctctccatctctctgtctttctctcaacATTTATTATATAAACATGCAATAAATCATGTACCTAGTACACACTATATAGGTGAAGACTGACATGAAGGTCCTCGGGGTGGTATAAGGACCAGACTATTGTGCAAGGGGGAAAGTTGGAGACTGAAAGCAGTTCTTTCTTGGGTtttggtttggggatttttttgttggtggtggtctggttttttttgggggggtggttgttggtttggttttggttggtgTTTggggatatttttgttgtttttcccttttgttcctttctttatcctTGTGAAAAGCATGTTCCTCTCCAGTCTATCTCAAGAGAAACTTCCTGCCAATATTGATTCCTTTTTGGAGCACTATATGGTTTCTATCAGTAAAAACATATTCTGggactggtgaggtggctcaatggtttaGAAGACCTTtaactcttgcagaggacctgggttcaattccagcacctacacgatggctcacaaccgtctataattccagttccagaggatccaacaccctcttctgacccccacaggcaccagacacacatgtggtacacagacataaacacaagcaaaacattcatacatataaattaaatatatattaaatcatTTCTCTTTATAAGATCCAAATCCTAGGTGCTTTGGGGATTTTTAAAGTATCCTATCCCTAAAGAACTCATAATTTAGTTAGGGACATAGACTATATATCCTCAGTGccacaaaaatacacaaaagtgAACTGTTGGTGCAGAGAGTACATAAGCAACCAATACGATATGGCATTACACCCTTACAACTCATTTATTGTCCTGCCTATTCCCAGGTAGTTCCCGAGTCCTTCGACTTCCAGTTACTGGCAGTTTTCCAAGATGAGAGACTGTGGACTGGAAAGGGTAGGTAGGGACATGGGAAAAACTTACAGAGGAGAAAGGCCACTTACTGAGGGAGCTGAATAGTTCTCCAAGCAACAGCAGAGGATGGGGAAtgggagcagagggagatgaGCTTGGAATGACACTGGAAACTGTAGTTTCAAGGTCTTGAGATGAGTTGACATTGAATGAGTAGCCATGGAAAAAGATCAGGttgaaatattgttttaagaaagTTAATGCAACACcaacaaatagagtggaccagaaAAAGGAGGAATTTTCTTAGAGAATCTAGATTGGTTTCCTTCCCTTGTTTTACTAGCTTGCTACATATGAGTCACATCAATAACATGCTTAGCTTGTTGTGTCCTGATGTGCAATAAAAGACACCATGCTAACAGTGAACAAACAGTTCAAGGTCTAAAGCAATAATGGTTGGTGAGCAGCAGAGACGGCCCAGACTACAAAGTGACAACTTGACCCAGCATCACTCAGCTCTCTGGGTTTGCTTTATGGAAGTCATTATTAGGGGATCCTTGTCCACAGGTCATGCCAGACTGGACCTTTTGAATCGTTTCTTCTTACCTGATAAATCCAGATCCAATAAGCAGTCCCGAAATGCTCAGCAGAGCCACTATACTGTTAACAATGTTGGGGTTTTGAACCATCCCAAGCAGCACGAGAGTTAGAAATTCTCCAATTAAGTGGGGGGCCAAGAGAGCAGCAGAGAAGTATCCGAATCTAGCAGCCTCAGGATACAAGCCCAGAGTCCTAGAAAAACACAAGTCTTTAGTTTTCTCTCCAAGCGCTATCATTTAAGGAAAAGACCACACTTGCTTCCTGTGACCTCCACTTGCTGGCTAGTGGGAGGGTGGAATTAGCAGGGCAAGCCACGTTCCCCTTTGTCAAGCCCTCTTTTGGAGAAAAATAAGTGGGCTTTTGAGCCCACTTATTACCACAGTTGTTTCCATTGACTTCAACTCAGTGTGAACTGCTTGTTATAACTTCTTTAGCTCTCGTGGCAAAACAGTCTTAGGCAGCAGTCACACGGGCTGGCAGGTATAAGGCTGTTGAACTCTCCAGGTCTCTTCATAAATAACTGTGTTCTTCCTGCCATTCCTACCCTAACGCTGCGGGCTCACCCACCAAGCTGCCTTGAACCTCATCCTTATTTTGTAGGATTATTGTTGGCATGAAATCGCTCTCTACTTTGTCCTCCATGCATTACCTTCCCACTCCATCCCACTGGTGTCTTTTATTCCAAGATCCTTGATTTGACCTTCATGTCCTTGTAACAAGCTAGCCTGTGTCTGTGCACTTTCCTTGTCTGTGTCTTTCAGAAATTGTTCTCATCGTGAATAGTGCATCTTTAACTCACATTAGGCTCGGGGGTCCATCAGTCTGTTTGTAGAGCAAGGAAAAGAAGGCTCCATGCTTCATCTATGCCCTCCCAGCCAGTCTTGAAGACTCCCCTTTACTCTTGCTCAAATCAACgtgttttttaattatgtaaattttCTTCTCAATTCATAGTCTTGTGGCCTTTAAAACATTATGTCACCTTTGACAATTCTATCGTCGTATGAGGACAAGGTTCATCCTTTCCACTCTACTCTTTGCCCTCACAGACTTTTAATTTTCATGACAAGCCATCCACAGAATGTCTCCTAGTCAGccactctctgcctcctacttcaGTCACATGCTGTGTCCTCAGGAGTACTCGGAATCTTTCACTTCCAAAAACTCAGACTGGAGTTTTCAACTATGGCCTTCTGCCCCCATCCCCCCAGGCctcttgaactcagatccctgCCCAGTTCTGCACCACTCATCCTTCTAGGAACACTGCTGTCTTCAGGGATCAGCAGTTAACACAGTATATTGCTGGGTCTATTCTTCCACTTTGCCACTGTGACTCAGCTGGTTTTGGGTTACCCTAAGGTTTTCTCTTTACATCTTGGGGTCCAGTGGCAGGGTCTTGTCTTGGCTGTCATAAACCTCTACTTTAACTTACTTCCTTTCCCAGTTCCCTAAGTTcattctctctcccattctcaggAAGAAACTCACCTCTCATTCTatgacacactctctctctctctctctctctctctctctctctctctgtgtgtgtgtgtgtgtgtgtatagtttctCTTTATCTTTGCCCAGTGTAACTGGGTCTGCTTGCATTCATGACTCCATCTTGGGGTGGAAACAAGCAATCGATGGCATCCTGGGTAATCCACTAAGACCATGGATGTGAGACAGGAAGTCCCCACATGTCCTTAGTTTCCTCCTCAGTAAACAAGAATGATTCCTCGTCATCCTCACAAAGCTGTCACAAGGATCCCATAAATGAATGCATGCGGAGCTGGTGAGTGCTTGCTGCATGTGAGCTGCTGCTCTGCATGTGAGCTGCTGTGCTTTGTGTGAGCTGCCACACTGCCCGTGAGCGGCTGCATGGCATCCTCTgtacatgcttctgcctccttacAAGACTAATTTTATACTTTCTTAAATTAAAGTTGCCCAAGGTTCATTCCTGTCCACAATCCTTCATCTGAAATGCTTTAGGCCAGATGTAATTTTTGAATATGGAAACTTAAGAGTTTTGGAAAGACAGGGCATATTGCAGTGGGGTCAGGGGCCCCCAATCTGCTAAGCAGATTGTTCATGCGGGATTAGTATCTAGACCCGGTGTTGGCTCCCATCCTACTCTGCCGTTGAGTGAGTTCAGGTGGTGCAAGCCGGGAAAGAGCTGTTGCAGCACTCTAGAATGGCTGAGATGTCTAGGTTTCAGAATTGCGAGCTCCTGTAGCATTGAGTCCCCTGTAGCAGCACCCACTACTGGGCCTGACACAGTGGCCAGTCTGCAGCTCTTTCTGTGCCTTGACAGGAGCATTTTCTACGTGGTTAACAGTTTCATGGCTACTAGAAATGATTCTGCATTTTTATGTCTAAAACATAGTCATGACTTATATGCTTGGTTTCCATCTGGTTGAAAACCATCCAGTTTTCTCAAGACTTGTTGAACCAGTTCTTTCTCACAGTCAGTGACTAAATTAAAATCAAAGTCTTTGCTTCATGGGTCTTAAAGGGAATCAGCATGGAGATCTTGTTAAATGCAGGACCTGGTTCAGTAGGGGCTGAACCTGGGATTCTGCATAGAAATAAACCTGCCATCATCATGCCCATGGCCATGTTGAGTAGAAAGAGTCTAAATAAACAAAGCCTTTGATTTGTATCCAACCTTGcttaactaaaaaataatcacatttttaaaatttgcttacAGGACATGAAGGAAATGATTTACTCCAAATCCATTGTCCTGAGAGAGCTAGGCCCATGGTTTGCAGCACCAGTCAGATACCTGGCTTTGTTCCCAAGTTCAGAGAAGAGGGGGTGCCGTCAGGGCCAGCAAGAAAGGCTGTGTGGTCCCTGCCACGACTCTGTTAGAAGTCCACCCTCATGCTGACAGAGGGCAAGTAGCCTTACCTCTGTGAGTAAAAACGTCTCCCAAGAGAATACACCAAGGCCTGCAAAACCTTCATTCTGGAACTTATACCAACATGCTCTTGGTTACTTTGCACTTATATGGCATATAGTTTATAAAAACAACTCATATGTGTGTCATGGGCACTGTGGTGGCTATGGTTAGAGCATCTGCAGAGGAATCCAGGCAGTGAAGAAGGACCGTGTTTTGagacctgaaagttctctcttgGCACAGCTGAGTACCTTGATACTAATGGAGCCAGGACAAGCTGACTTGTGTCCTCCAGGTCTTCCTATGGCAGAGCCACGTAGGGAAGAGACATGGCAAGAGACAGGTGAGGCCCATTTGCCTTCTCATGACAACAACGAGAGTGTCTGAAACCTGCACATTTTTGAGTTTATCTTTGTAAAGttctaagaaataaaaaggtCATCATTCAAAACTCACAAAAGTGATATAGTTCCCTGTAGCCACTCACTTTCCTTCCTCAAGTCCTGTCAACCCACCAAACTGTGATGTCCAGGTCCATCGGCAAAACTTCAGGCAGACGGGCTGCCGAAGTCTAGGAAGGCCACTTGGGTCCTGCACCTGGGTCCCAGCTCTTTGTGAGCAGTCTTCTCTAGCCAGACCCTCAGAGCTTGGGGCATAGTCTTGCTGGCCTGCTCTTGGATCCCATGCAGCCCTCAGTGGGgttatttgtaataaaatacatGCCCTGCAAGTCAGGTTATAGCACTAGACATGGATAGAGTGGATTGCCTTGTCTTTCCAAGTGTCCCATCAGCCCTCCACGGGGAGCCTGGCCCGGGTGAACTCAGTGCCCCTGAACACCATCTTACCAGTAACACACACTGGTGAAAATCACAGTGGCGAGGACGCTGAAGGGAAGCGCGTGCAGTACGTAAGCCAGCAGCATCTGCCACTTCTGGTACAGGCCATCCTGACTTTCCTGATCACTGACAGCTCTCAGCATGGGAACTGGCATAGAAGGTATGTTCCAAAAACAGTCAGTCACCACACCCCTGAGGGAGGAAAGGCTGCCAAAGCTGAACTGGAGGTCTATCAGGGCTGGATCAAGAAAGGCAGCTGAGCTAGGCAGGCTCCAGAATCATGGGACAGAAAATCCTCCCACCTCAAAACTCTATGCACTACCTGGGGGGCAGTGCAGTAGCAAAGATCCTCCGCACTTTACTTTCTTCTCTGTAAAGTGATAAAGTACACGGAGGGGAAGGGGCGCCAGTGAGTGACCTGAGGCCCTGTGTCATCCCGTGCAGGCTATTGGTCCCCACAGCAGCATGCGCTCAGTATTGGttcccagaggccagaaaagcCCGGTGAAGACATGACTCATTGCTGCCCCTTGTGCCCATCAAGGACCAGCCGTCCTAAGCACcgttcttccctcttccctgagGCAAAAGGCGGCACCAGGCAGCGCAGTGCCGCTTCCGGGGTCCCCTGTAGGTTTAAAAATCAGGTGCTGCCGCTCCCAAAGTAACATCCAGTTTAGTAGCTGAGTCCGCACGAACTGGGCATCCTAGTATAACATAAGagtgaattttttttgttttgtttttgttttttcgagacagggtttctctgtgtggctttggagcctatcctggcactcgctctggagaccaggctggcctcgaactcacagagatccgcctgactctgcctcccagtgctgggattaaaggcatgcaccaccaacgcccggccaagagTGAACTTTTgaaaaactccaaattctgcactGTCAATGCCACATCACTTTGGCATTTTTCTGGGAGCTTCGACCTCAGGGGTGTCCACTTGATGAGCTACTTGCATCAAGGTGATCCTACTGTTAATTACCTTTCCCTGGGGAACTGGGGGATGGCAGCAAGTTTAGCTTAGGGAAATACCTTTATAATTGTGAGCTTTTGGAAGGTAACAGCTGGAGCAGATAGATTGGGGGGGGATGTACCTCCCACATATAGGCACTTACACAGATTCACAGCATTGAGCATGCCGGTGTAAGGGGTGGCGCCTACGAGCTGGTACAGCAGACCCACGCGGTCCTGGATGGCTCCCTTTAGTATGTTGTTCTGGACCCGGAGAAGGTAGAAAATGAGGAACAGACCCATGATGAGATTCTGAACGAGACGCATGATCACCGCCTGCTTGTTTCTCATTAAGTTTCTTGTAACTCTCCTGAAAATCAAGCGAGCCGGTTTTAAtcccttttatttcattattggTAAATGTCTATATAAAGACCTAAAACGGGCCTTGGCTGTATTTTCCAAGGCTCTTACCTCAAGAGGACACCCAGCTTACAGAACATTCCGGGAGGATCTTTCGTTTTGAAAGGAATCATGGGTAAGGTTTTCAGGTGTCTTGTTCTTTCAATATTCTCCAGGATTTTGTGACAGATTGCAGAGTCTCTGAAGGCAGATTCAAGCATCTGGACACGCTTGTAGGTTTCTATTTCCCGCTCTCTGCTCTGGGTGTCCACTGATGTCAAGTCCACTAGAAGTTTTCCCCAAAAGATATGACCCATGTGtttctaaatacacacacacatacacacacacacacacacacacacacacacacacacacacacaccacatgcatgcacgaATGCATACTCACAATACAACCATATGCACACGcatgcaaacactcacacataccacatattcgcaccacacacatgtaccacatacacatgcacccacgcacacaccatacatatgcatgcgtgcacacatgcacacatactcacacacataccacacatacgcacgcacacatacatgccacatatgcatgcaggcaggcattcacacacacacacatgcacactcacacacaccacacatatacatgcatgcatgcaggcactcacacactcacacacaccacatactcacaacacacatgcacacgcacaggCACCTGCGCACATTCACAGAATGGTTCACAATCTCTGACTCATCAATTGCTCAACCCTATCCCAGCAGAGAAGCTCCTAT is part of the Cricetulus griseus strain 17A/GY chromosome 5, alternate assembly CriGri-PICRH-1.0, whole genome shotgun sequence genome and encodes:
- the Abcg5 gene encoding ATP-binding cassette sub-family G member 5, whose amino-acid sequence is MSEMPFLSPEGAGGPHINRSSQSSLEEESIIGSEARHSLGVLHVSFSVSNRVGPWWNIRSFQQRWDRQILKDVSLYLESGQIMCILGSSGSGKTTLLDAISGRLRRTGTLEGEVFVNGRALHRDQFQDCFSYVLQSDVFLSSLTVRETLRYTAMLALRRSSSDFYDKKVEAVMEELSLNHVADQMIGNYNFGGISSGERRRVSIAAQLIQDPKVMMFDEPTTGLDCMTANQIVILLAELARRDRIVIVTIHQPRSELFQHFDKIAILTYGELVFCGTPEEMLDFFNNCGYPCPEHSNPFDFYMDLTSVDTQSREREIETYKRVQMLESAFRDSAICHKILENIERTRHLKTLPMIPFKTKDPPGMFCKLGVLLRRVTRNLMRNKQAVIMRLVQNLIMGLFLIFYLLRVQNNILKGAIQDRVGLLYQLVGATPYTGMLNAVNLFPMLRAVSDQESQDGLYQKWQMLLAYVLHALPFSVLATVIFTSVCYWTLGLYPEAARFGYFSAALLAPHLIGEFLTLVLLGMVQNPNIVNSIVALLSISGLLIGSGFIRNIEDMPIPLKILSYFTFQKYCCEILVVNEFYGLNFTCVGSNTSMPNHPMCTITQGIHFIEKTCPGATSRFTANFLILFAFIPVLVILGIVVFKVRDYLISR